One genomic region from Actinocatenispora thailandica encodes:
- a CDS encoding acetylxylan esterase, translated as MALFDLPLEQLETYLPELPEPVDFDEFWAKTLAEQRAHELAARFEPVPNGLATIDTYDVTFHGYGGHPIRGWLQLPAARSGPLPAVVEYLGYGSGRGVPHEKRLWADAGYAHLVMDTRGQGAETPDPDPASGDVAAPGFLTRGILDPYRHFYRRLYTDAVRAVEVVRGHPAVDPGRVAVAGTSQGGGIALAAAGLVPDLAAVLPDVPFLCHFPRATTITDKPPYVEVSQYVKLHREHAGTVPRTLAYFDAASHARRASAPALFSVGLMDHICPPSTVYAAFNHYGALGAAGADKQIHPYPFNDHEGGGPTHEVVKLGWLAERLKTAA; from the coding sequence ATGGCCCTCTTCGACCTGCCCCTGGAGCAGCTCGAAACGTACCTGCCGGAGCTGCCCGAACCGGTCGACTTCGACGAGTTCTGGGCCAAGACGCTCGCCGAGCAGCGGGCGCACGAACTCGCCGCGCGGTTCGAGCCGGTACCGAACGGGCTCGCCACGATCGACACCTACGACGTGACGTTCCACGGCTACGGCGGGCACCCGATCCGCGGCTGGCTCCAACTGCCGGCCGCCCGCAGCGGCCCGCTGCCGGCCGTCGTGGAGTACCTGGGCTACGGCAGCGGACGGGGGGTGCCGCACGAGAAGCGGCTGTGGGCCGACGCCGGCTACGCGCACCTGGTGATGGACACCCGCGGGCAGGGCGCCGAGACACCCGATCCCGACCCGGCCAGCGGCGACGTCGCCGCCCCCGGCTTCCTCACCCGGGGCATCCTCGACCCGTACCGGCACTTCTACCGACGGCTGTACACCGATGCGGTGCGGGCGGTCGAGGTGGTGCGTGGGCACCCGGCGGTCGACCCCGGCCGGGTCGCGGTCGCCGGGACCAGCCAGGGCGGCGGGATCGCACTCGCCGCCGCGGGACTGGTACCGGACCTCGCGGCGGTACTGCCCGACGTGCCGTTCCTGTGCCACTTCCCGCGGGCCACCACCATCACCGACAAGCCGCCGTACGTCGAGGTCTCGCAGTACGTCAAGCTGCACCGCGAGCACGCCGGCACGGTGCCGCGGACCCTGGCGTACTTCGACGCGGCCAGCCACGCCCGGCGGGCCAGCGCGCCGGCACTGTTCTCGGTGGGCCTGATGGACCACATCTGCCCCCCGTCCACCGTGTACGCGGCGTTCAACCACTACGGCGCGCTGGGCGCGGCGGGCGCCGACAAGCAGATCCACCCGTACCCGTTCAACGACCACGAGGGCGGTGGCCCGACACACGAGGTGGTCAAGCTCGGGTGGCTCGCGGAACGCCTGAAAACCGCCGCCTGA
- a CDS encoding GntR family transcriptional regulator, whose product MASRRQDSGAAGGFATTLATNKGQFRNTLISDRVYELLRQAIVDGELAPNERVVESEIARRLGVSQAPVREAVKQLAREGLLMHVPRRGNFVVEISTEDADHARQVREPLERLAAQLATGRLTDEQLAELDELVDQMHRAVAANDLSRFRDADIAFHTLVSRSAGNPFLFRMWEVLEPSLRALHAIADPLFEGDWHAMADEHGRLVSLLRAGDAAAAAEAFAGHAAGRAPVPDRRTAKKTARRKRP is encoded by the coding sequence ATGGCATCGAGACGACAGGACAGCGGCGCGGCCGGTGGCTTCGCCACCACGCTGGCCACCAACAAGGGCCAGTTTCGCAACACCCTGATCTCCGACCGGGTGTACGAGCTGCTCCGGCAGGCGATCGTGGACGGCGAGCTGGCGCCCAACGAGCGGGTGGTCGAGTCGGAGATCGCCCGCCGTCTCGGAGTCAGCCAGGCGCCGGTCCGGGAGGCGGTCAAGCAGCTGGCCCGGGAGGGGCTGCTGATGCACGTGCCGCGGCGCGGGAACTTCGTCGTCGAGATCTCCACCGAGGACGCCGACCACGCGCGGCAGGTCCGGGAGCCGCTGGAACGGCTCGCCGCGCAGCTGGCCACCGGCCGGCTCACCGACGAGCAGCTGGCCGAGCTGGACGAGCTGGTCGACCAGATGCACCGAGCGGTCGCAGCCAACGATCTGAGCCGGTTCCGGGATGCCGACATCGCCTTCCACACCCTGGTCAGCCGCAGCGCGGGGAACCCGTTCCTGTTCCGGATGTGGGAGGTGCTGGAGCCCAGCCTGCGGGCGCTGCACGCGATCGCCGACCCGCTGTTCGAGGGCGACTGGCACGCGATGGCCGACGAGCACGGCCGGCTCGTCTCGTTGTTGCGGGCCGGCGACGCGGCTGCCGCGGCGGAGGCGTTCGCCGGGCATGCCGCCGGCCGCGCGCCGGTGCCGGACCGGCGCACCGCCAAGAAGACCGCCCGCCGCAAGCGTCCCTGA
- a CDS encoding right-handed parallel beta-helix repeat-containing protein, producing MRRTRLFAPALAGAFAAVALGATGTPAVAGHLHGAGATYYVSPSGNDAAPGRSMATAFRHLQRCADVLEPGDTCLIGSGTYAETVTPARSGLQGRPITYRPVPGAHVTVTGADPVTGFARVTSADVDRIAKTDPYAADSAFSAAVADGHVYRAGVDLGADVTTVQVFTDRRMDVEAQFPYPGLDLVTPTIEHAGAGSADATIVDAALDRPAGYWTGARALTGYWYVSATTTVQSSEVGSVVLSAAPPCVHKVVPTDTRYALSGKIGELAHPGEWFYDPAAKQLYIYSADDPAGHRITAKRRQFAFDLDEASYTTVTGLGLFASTVRTGTASSHVLLDHLTGRYLSHYTDITRGATDCGSTVTRGVADTGLIIKGSNNSVLDSDLAYSAGNGIALAGSHNTATDNVIHDVDYLGTYAAGVAVQGNSQTVTHNTMYRLGRSGINLQWGVDADGSAGADRIAYNDISQYARLSLDTAGIYTCCGADMRQTSIDHNLLHDGTPTPGVTPFAVAGVYADNGQSDLVIANNVGWNNLEGTVMLNGLGSGSHDNGVYNNTGGMTLFYVKGPGQSTGTKVYDNIGTIAGSDGATDGGMVLSHNLGGDVDPKFVDAAGHDYRLSADSPARNQAIPLPGINDGSTDPTPSLGAYQYGAVMWTAGARR from the coding sequence GTGCGGAGAACCAGACTCTTCGCGCCGGCACTGGCCGGCGCGTTCGCCGCGGTGGCGCTCGGCGCCACCGGCACCCCCGCCGTCGCCGGGCACCTGCACGGCGCCGGCGCCACCTACTACGTCTCACCCAGCGGCAACGACGCGGCACCCGGCCGCTCGATGGCGACCGCGTTCCGGCACCTGCAGCGGTGCGCCGACGTGCTCGAACCGGGCGACACCTGCCTGATCGGCTCCGGCACCTACGCCGAGACGGTCACACCGGCCCGATCCGGCCTGCAGGGCCGGCCCATCACCTACCGGCCGGTACCCGGGGCACACGTCACGGTCACCGGCGCCGATCCGGTGACCGGCTTCGCCCGGGTCACCAGCGCCGACGTCGACCGGATCGCGAAGACCGACCCGTACGCCGCGGACTCGGCGTTCAGCGCCGCCGTGGCCGACGGCCACGTGTACCGAGCGGGCGTCGACCTCGGCGCGGACGTGACGACGGTGCAGGTGTTCACCGACCGGCGGATGGACGTGGAGGCGCAGTTCCCCTATCCGGGGCTGGATCTGGTCACGCCGACGATCGAGCACGCGGGCGCGGGCAGCGCCGACGCGACCATCGTCGACGCGGCGCTGGACCGGCCCGCCGGCTACTGGACCGGTGCCCGCGCGCTGACCGGCTACTGGTACGTCTCCGCCACCACCACGGTACAGAGCTCCGAGGTGGGATCGGTGGTGCTCAGCGCGGCGCCGCCGTGCGTGCACAAGGTGGTGCCCACCGACACCCGGTACGCGCTGTCCGGCAAGATCGGGGAACTCGCCCACCCGGGGGAGTGGTTCTACGATCCGGCGGCGAAGCAGCTCTACATCTACAGCGCGGACGACCCGGCGGGGCACCGGATCACCGCCAAGCGGCGGCAGTTCGCCTTCGACCTGGACGAGGCCAGCTACACCACCGTCACCGGTCTCGGCCTGTTCGCCTCGACCGTGCGCACCGGGACGGCCAGCAGCCACGTGCTGCTCGACCACCTCACCGGGCGGTACCTGTCGCACTACACCGACATCACCCGGGGCGCCACCGACTGCGGCTCCACGGTGACCCGAGGTGTCGCGGACACCGGGCTGATCATCAAGGGCAGCAACAACTCCGTGCTCGACAGCGACCTCGCCTACAGCGCCGGCAACGGCATCGCGCTGGCCGGCAGCCACAACACCGCGACCGACAACGTGATCCACGACGTCGACTACCTCGGCACCTACGCGGCCGGGGTCGCGGTGCAGGGCAACAGCCAGACGGTCACCCACAACACCATGTACCGGCTCGGCCGCAGCGGCATCAACCTGCAGTGGGGCGTCGACGCCGACGGGTCCGCCGGTGCGGACCGGATCGCCTACAACGACATCTCGCAGTACGCCCGGCTCAGCCTGGACACCGCGGGGATCTACACCTGCTGCGGTGCGGACATGCGGCAGACCTCGATCGACCACAACCTGCTGCACGACGGTACGCCGACGCCGGGGGTGACGCCGTTCGCGGTCGCCGGGGTGTACGCCGACAACGGGCAGAGCGACCTGGTCATCGCGAACAACGTGGGGTGGAACAACCTGGAGGGTACGGTGATGCTCAACGGGCTCGGTTCGGGGTCGCACGACAACGGGGTCTACAACAACACCGGCGGGATGACCCTGTTCTACGTCAAGGGGCCCGGCCAGTCGACCGGGACGAAGGTGTACGACAACATCGGCACGATCGCCGGCTCGGACGGCGCCACCGACGGCGGCATGGTGCTGTCCCACAACCTCGGCGGCGACGTCGATCCGAAGTTCGTCGACGCGGCCGGCCACGACTACCGGCTCAGCGCCGACTCGCCGGCCCGCAACCAGGCGATCCCGCTGCCCGGAATCAACGACGGTTCCACCGATCCGACGCCGAGCCTCGGGGCCTACCAGTACGGTGCGGTGATGTGGACCGCAGGCGCCCGGCGCTGA
- a CDS encoding carbohydrate ABC transporter permease, which produces MVVQTETEATPSAFRAPESLRPRRRRRPSPLRLVMLGLLFVAMAVPVYLLLVNSFKPQQQIADNPFGIPLSELTGRYLLDAIESPQFNVIGGYGFTVFLVVVVDVLCIAMAGPAAYVIARSARRRTRLLLLYFLAGTFIPGAAVVIPVIYVLRAVGLVNTITGLVAHDVASTLPVSIFLFVGFIRTIPVDIDHAAAIDGAGRYRTFWRIVFPLMRPAVVTVLILNSIGIWNDFVSPQMLLSPGSGHYTVTTAIYAGISQYSTDLTKVFPNLLLAVAPVIIFFIYLQRHIVSGLTVGAVKG; this is translated from the coding sequence GTGGTGGTACAGACCGAGACCGAGGCGACGCCGTCCGCCTTCCGCGCGCCCGAGTCGCTTCGGCCGCGGCGGCGCCGGCGGCCGTCGCCGCTGCGGCTGGTCATGCTCGGGCTGCTGTTCGTCGCGATGGCGGTGCCGGTCTACCTGCTCCTGGTGAACAGCTTCAAGCCGCAGCAGCAGATCGCGGACAACCCGTTCGGCATTCCGCTGAGCGAGCTGACCGGGCGGTACCTGCTGGACGCCATCGAGAGCCCGCAGTTCAACGTGATCGGCGGGTACGGCTTCACCGTCTTCCTGGTCGTGGTGGTCGACGTGCTGTGCATCGCGATGGCCGGCCCGGCCGCGTACGTGATCGCGCGCAGCGCGCGGCGCCGGACCAGGTTGCTGTTGCTGTACTTCCTCGCCGGCACCTTCATTCCCGGCGCCGCGGTGGTCATCCCGGTCATCTACGTACTGCGCGCGGTCGGACTGGTGAACACGATCACCGGCCTGGTCGCGCACGACGTGGCGTCCACCCTGCCGGTGAGCATCTTCCTGTTCGTCGGGTTCATCCGGACGATCCCGGTCGACATCGACCACGCGGCGGCGATCGACGGCGCCGGCCGCTACCGGACGTTCTGGCGGATCGTGTTCCCGCTGATGCGGCCGGCGGTGGTGACGGTGCTGATCCTCAACTCGATCGGCATCTGGAACGACTTCGTCAGCCCGCAGATGCTGCTCAGCCCCGGCTCCGGGCACTACACCGTGACCACCGCGATCTACGCCGGGATCAGCCAGTACTCCACGGATCTGACGAAGGTGTTCCCGAACCTGCTGCTCGCGGTCGCGCCGGTGATCATCTTCTTCATCTACCTGCAACGGCACATCGTCAGCGGGCTCACCGTCGGAGCCGTGAAGGGCTGA